The Myotis daubentonii chromosome 1, mMyoDau2.1, whole genome shotgun sequence genome includes the window caataaaatatatatttttttaaaaattaaaaaaataataaaataaaatgtataagtgAGTGGGTTTTAGTGTATTTACAAAGTTGTacactaattccagaacatttcatcacctcCATAAGAAACCACATATCCATTAGcactcaccctcacccctccagcccctggcagtcACTAACCTCATTTTTGTCAtatggatttgtctattctggacatttaatGTCAATGGAATCACACACTATGTGGCCTTCTGTGTtgggtttctttcacttaatacAGGGGTAGGGAACATCCGGCCCGTTTGTAAGGctggagaaatcatttggtctggccctgccaaggtattagggtgatttaattaaatgtttgaccaaatatagcaggctaatttttaagttgataattttatttggcccttggcagaaaaaagtttccccaAGCCTGACTTAACACAATGTTTTCAAGGATATTATTATAGCATATTAgtacttaattcttttttatggctgaataatattccatgtatggatataccacattttacatatccattcatcaactgatgggcatttaggttactttcactttttggctattataaataatgatgcTGTGAACATTTATGCACTTTTATGCAAACATTGTTTTCAATTCCCTTGGGTATATATGCTAAGGAGTAGCTTGCTGGGTCACATAGTAACTCCATGTTTAACTTTGTGAGGAAGAgcaaaactattttccaaagcagctgtttcatttttacattttgcaTTCTCATGATCAATGAGAATTTCAGTTTCTCCAAATTCTTGCCAACAGTAactgtctgtcttttttattagagCCATCCTAGtgtgtgtgaagtggtatctcattgtggtttttttgttttgttttgagatacCAATGACTTTTAAAGGATTGAAGTCATACAAAGcgtgttctctgaccacagtggaaTTACACTacaaatcaataacagaaaaataCCTGGAAAATCCCCAAATATATGGAAACTACATAAtacacttttttgtttgttttttgttaatcctcgcccaaaggtattttttccattgatttttagagagagtagaaggaagagaggaaggaaggaaggatgggagagagagagagagagagagagagagagagagagagagagagagagagagagagagagagagaaacacctatcggTTACCTCCTGTATAAGCCCCAActtgggatcgaacctgcaactttttggtgtacaggatgaccctccaaccaactaagctacccagccagggccctttgcccatttttaactgAGTTATTTGTCTTACTGTTGATTTGTAAAAAtttttgtatattctggatattagtcccttatattatttgcaaatatttctcctgaggttttcttttcactttcttgatgaaAACTTTGaagcacaaatatttttaatattgatgaagtctaatttattttccttttgttgcttgTGACTTTAGTTTTATATCTAAGTTGGAATATAATTCTTTGGCTAATCCAAGGTAATGAAAGAAGGTTCAtgcttgtgttttcttctaaaagtttcttctgccctaaccggtttggctcagtggatagagcgtcggcctgcagactgaaggtcccaggttcgattctggccaagggcatgtaccttggttgcgggcacatccccagtaggaggtgcgcaggaggcagctgatgggtgtttctctctcatcgatgtttctaactctctatccctctcccttcctctctgtaaaatatcaataaaatatatattaaaaaaaaataaaaaaaaataaaagtttcttctaagagttttatagtttaatCTCTTAgctttaagtctttgatccagtttcagttattttgtaaaaatatatttttattaatttcagagaggaagggagagggatagagagaaacatcaatgatgacagagaaacattgatcagctgcctcctgcatgcccacttgGGGATCGATCCCTAAGCCCAGGCtagaccaagaattgaaccatgacctcctggttcataggtccacgctcaaccactgagccatgcagaaCAGGCTagtttcagttaattttttttaaaaaatatatatttttttttacagagaggaagggagagggatagagagttagaaacatcgatgagagagaaacattgatcagctgcctcctgcacactccccagtggggatgtgcccgcaaccaaggtacatgcccttgacctttcagtccgcaggccgatgctccatccaccgagccaaaccggtcagggcttcagTTAATTTTTTATGTGCGTCGAGGTAAGGAGTCCAGCTATATGCTTTTATACGTGACTATCAGTTGTCCCAGCACCTTTTGTCAAAAAGACTAAAATTTCTCCCACTGAATTGTCATGTTACCATCGTCAAAAgtcaattgaccataaatgtaagGGCTTATTTCTGGACTCCAattatattccattgatctgtatgtctacCCTTATGCCATGTAGTATGTactgattactgtagctttgtagtaaattTTGAACTCAGGATATGTGAGTCCTTCAACTTTATTCTTTGTAAAGATTATATTTAGCTATTCTGGGTCCCTTATGTTTCCATGAGAATTTTAGAATCAATTTGTCGATTTCTGCTATGAAGGCAGCTGGGATTTTGATAAATATGGCACAGCATTTGTAGATCAATTTTGGGAGTATTGTCATCTTAATAATATTGTCTTCCAGTCTATGAACATAGGATGTCTATCCATATATTTAAACCTTCCTTAATTTCCTTCAACAATGTTTTGTACTTTTCCATATGTATTCCAGTTCTTccattaaatttataattttattattttgatgttattatagaattgtttcctttattttcattattgcCAGTACATAGAAAtagagttgatttttgtatagtGATCTTGTATCCTGCCACCTTATAAACTTGTTtattctagtgtgtgtgtgtacgcgcacACATATGTGcattccttaggattttctgCATACAAGGAATGCCATCTGTGAGTGGAGGTAATTTTACTCCTTTCTTCCCACTATTAAtaccttctttctttttcactgccCTGGCTTAATGTTGAGTAGAAGTGGCAAGAGCAGACATCCTTGACTTGTTCCTGATCATAGGGcaaagctttcagtctttcaccattaggtctgttagctgtgggtttttcacAAATGCCTTTAATCAGGTTAAGGAATTCCCTTTTGTCCCTAGTTTGTTgagtggttgttgtttttttaacttattgatattttttatagagaggaagggagagggatagagagttagaaacatcgatgagagaggaacattgatcagctgcctcctgcataccccccaccagggatgtgcccgcaaccaaggtacatgcccttggccggaatcaaacctgggacctttcagtccgcaggctgacgctctatccactgagccaaaccggttatggctgttgagtgtttttatctcAAAAAATGTTGGATTTGatcaatgctttttcttcatctattgaaatgatcatctggtttctgttttattaattagaggcccggtgcatgaattcatgcaccactggggtccctcggcctggcctgcaggatcaggccaaaaccagctctccgacatcccctgaggggtcctggattgtgagagggtgcaggccaggctgaggaaccccaccggtgcacgattggggcaggggagggaccatgggagggctccagggcatgtccagcctatctcacccagtcctgattggccagaccccagtagcaagctaaccttctGGTcagggcgtctgccccctggtggtcagtgcccattatagcgactggtcaactctctgccccctggtggtcagtgcatgccattgCGAGCTGTTGagcggccttagtatatcattagcatattacactttgattggttgaacggctgactggtcgactggacacagcatattaggcttttattatataggatatggtattttatttatttatatggtgtattgatttttatatgttggcCCAACCTTATACTAATACAAAGTCAGTTGGATGTGGAGTCTAACTCAAAATccattttccacattttaaaaaaatatatatatttttattgatttcatagatgaagggagagggagagagagatagaaacatcaatgatgagagagaatcattgactggctgcctccagcatgccctacattggggatcaagcctgcaacctgggcatgtgccctgaccgggaattgaagcGTGAGctcctagttcataggtaaatgctcaatcactgagccatgctgactgggctccacatgtttttattattttttttatttttttatttttattgatttcagagaggaaaggagagggagagagagaaacatcaatgatgagaatcattgattggctgcctcctgaatgccccctactggggattgagcccacaaccctgggcatgtgctcttgactggaattgaacctgggactctttggtctgcaggccaacactctatccactgagccaaaccagctagggctccacatGTTTTTATGTCACCATCTTCTGCACTTAAAGCATGCTGTGGGTATCCTATTTTTCTTCACTCCTTAATTTCTTCTGTATCCCTTAAATTGCTATTTATTTgcgatctattttgttcattatgcattatatttttactttgaatATATGATTTATTGGCTATTTCAATTCCTCTTCAAACATGGTTTTGTTGTGCATAACATTTTCTTTGGTCAACTCCAGCAATTTCCCACATTTACTAGGTCACTGCTCTGGCATTTGGACATACAATCATGTTAACTCCATTTTCTTTTGTAATCCAACCCCTTCTATTTAGATGTATTACtttaacaataatttttataatatccttacttggaaattttacaaaaataaaattacctctAAGCACTGCTACCTTTCTAATTATTCGGCAATTCCACAGTTTAATGACTTAAAGGAAAAACACTAGAAAGGGTAAGAAAAGAGCAACTACAATGATTAGGTGATCTTCATAAGCTTATCCaatttagaagaaaagaaagtaaagtgCAAAACCTAACAGTTATGTAATCTCATGAAACTTTGGTTTTCAGAGGCTGATCACCAGTTGCCCTTCCTTCTCTAGGAGGATGACAGAAAGTGGGCTTTGGATGCAACATAAAGACAGGGGGTTAAGCAGTTTCTCTACAGGGAGAACAATGGAATGAGTTGCCCAGGAAATTGTGAAATACTTTCTAATGATCTTTAAAGATATAAAGGACACTTACTCATCTGGATTTGTTTAGGTGTGGTCCTGATTAAAGACAGAGAAGGATCAGATAACTTTATGCTTTTTTCTACTTATTATACCCAAGAGATTCTTGATTAGGAGAAGGAAAAATGTATAAGATACATACAGCCCAGCATCCTAACAATAATTAGCCTTAGGGAATCATTTTGAAAGCATCTGATTTTATCTTAAGTCATTAGTATTACATAGTGAAAAAGTCTGGCTCGGTTTTATAGGGTAGAAGAAGGAAATGAAGTGAAGTGGCCAACATTTCATATTAAAATCAGCAATGAGATCCTTCTTGTTCTGTTTTGACTGTTCTGGACAATATCAAATTAGTTTCAGTGGCTTGATTTTAGACCAAGATTCTGGCAAAGGTTGTAGtcttactttgttttgtttaatctcACTGGATTTctctatctcatttttttctttcccttaggCTGAGAGTAAAAGGCTGGGATTGGTAGGCTGGGTCCAGAACACAGACCAGGGCACAGTGCAAGGACAATTGCAAGGTCCCATCTCCAAAGTGCGTCATATGCAAGAATGGCTTGAGACAAAAGGAAGTCCCAAATCGCACATCGACAGAGCAAACTTCAACAATGAGAAAGTCATCTTAAAGTTGGATTACTCAGATTTCCAAATTGTGAAATAATGCCCTGAATTCAAATTTTCCAAGAGAAACTCAGAGGTTTTGCTTTTCTTGTTAATAGAGATAGAATTATTCTGAGTAATATTAGAATTTGTCAGTAAGTTATTTTTGTTTCAGATACCTGAATGTTACTGTATATAATATGTATGATGGAAGGAATGATTACAACTGTACACAATTCTAATAAAAACACATCAGAACCATCTGTAGGGCGAAATTCATTTTGGGCAAAATAAGAGATATTTACTCAGTAAACATCTGTGGGAAGATAATTTTGAGGTAATTTAAAGAGGTCTGAAAGAAAAAGCAGTTACTTTGAATCATTTCTTTGAATGGTTTCCATTAAGTTTTCTTCAGGAAGTTGCACACCTATTAAGAACAAATCCCACAAGTTCAACTTGTTAGCTGCTCAAATGATGTTTTGGactaattacttttaattttattgagttTCTGTCATTTTCTCTGGGTAAGGAATTCACAAAAAGCAGTTGGTATGGGCTAAATTATGTGCCTCCTCCCAATTCATGTTGAAGTCTTAACacctagtacctcagaatgtgactgtatttggagatagggtcttttgAGAGGTAACTTTGAATGAAGTTAAATGAAGTCATGAGAGTGGGCCCCAATCTAGTATGTCCTTATAAGAAgcggaaatttggacacagacatgtaCAGCACAGAGGAAAGGACATGTGAAGACAGGGAGAAACCAGCCATCTACAAGACAAGGATAGAGTCCCCAAAAGAAATCGGCCATGTCTCACAGCCCGATcacagacttctagcctccagaactgtgacgAAATAAATATCtagtttaagccacccagtctgtggtggtTTATTAGGACAAACTGATACAAGCAATACTCAGGATTTTGCTTCATTAGCCCTAGAAATCTCCTGCTTGGTTTGGTCAACCTTTAAGCAGGTATACATGGAATGCTTACAGGGCTTGGCAAATTTGTCacaaattctaaattttaaaaatataaggtttcactcagccagagtggctcagtggttgagcatcaacccatgaagtCACCGGTTTGAtgccccgtcagggcacatgccgggttgtgggcttgatccccagtagggggcttacaggaggcagcctatcggtgattctcatcattgatgtttctctccctctccctttctctctaaaaaaaccaataaaaacatttttaaaaaatgaatgtttcaATGAAAATTAGAGTAAGAGCTGGTTAATGATTCCCAAAACACATATTTTCACCGTGTTCCACTCTTTTCTGTTAGAAAAGAAGTTGTGGTGTATTAGGAAAACACCCAAAAAAGGCAATGGAGTTCTAGGTGTCCTCCTCCGTAAATTGAGAATTTAGTTCCTCGGTCTTCCCAGTTCTTAAACGCTTTAATCTGATAAGATGGAAGGCTGTGGATTTATTCATTCACTGAGTGCCTAACATaagtcaggcactgttctaggccacGGGGATACAGCAATAAGACAAAATCCTTACCTTCATATGGCTTTCATTCTAGCGAGAGAAGACAATGAGCAAATAATATATTGAATTAAATGGTAGTGCGTGCAAAGGAGAAACgggaaagaggaaacaaaagacaaaagTAAAAATTCCTAGAAGCAGTTTTTCATGCCACGCTAAAAGGGGATAAGGATTGGGAATTCAGGAATTCCAGGGTGGAAAGGCCTGGGGACTCGTTGCGTGCGCATGCGCACTGTGTCTCGGAGGATAGGGACTTCGGCGAATCTCCGAAGCGCATGCTCCCGGCTCGCGCGTGCACGAGCCTCGCGAGCCGAGGAGGCACAGCCGGCGTCCGAGGCGGTTGGTCTCTCGAGGTGGTAAAGGTGACTTGAGGTGACTTGGGGAAAGGCGCGCGACGAAAGGATGATTCCGGGAGCTCGTCTAACACCAGAAGGGTCGTGACGCCCGCTCCGGGCCAGCTTTCCGGAGCCGGCTGCGCAGCGGCTCCAGGAGGCCCGGGTCTCCCTTCGCCGCGGGCGCGCACGTCGGGGCGGGCCTGGTTTGGGGTTGGGAgtcagggagggggcggggccgggcggggcggaggctgagcctggaggggcggggcctggttTGGGGTTGGGAgtcagggagggggcggggccgggcggggcggaggctgagcctggaggggcggggcctgcggccGCGGCCCGCCCCTCAGCTTTGCGTTGCCGCAGAAATAATAAGATCTGCACTTATAGCTCGGATTTTCCCGGGTTGGAAAACCCAGCCCACCGCTTGAGAGAGGTCTAGACTACGCTGCTCTCTTACCTTTGAAGAAGCGCTAGGACCTTTAATTGCACCATaatcttaaatttttctttttttactgggaggaatttaaaaaatccaggTCAGACAGCTCCCTACCATCATTGTTACTGCCGAGATAGTTTGTAGCCATTGTAAAGACCAAAAGAGTATTAACACAAAAGGATATTCATAAACGTCTGAAAACTTCATCAAAGTAAACTAAAATAATTCTGAAAGGCTTATAATGAAAAGGAATTTTACTGCTTTAACCTTTCCCATTCCCAGTCTCCCTTGAGGTTACCTCCacttaactataataataataataaaaataattaataataatctcTTAATGCCCATTTCTTCTTCATacaataatttatctttatttcatcCTGTTCCTTCACCTTCTTATTACAGTGTCTTAGTACTTTATTATGAGTTTTTTCTAAAAGTCATGGTTATTGTGTAATGTATAAATGTTATGAAACTAGCTTGGAGTTTTGTGTGTGAATAATTTCTAGCTAATGTTAGTGGAATTTGGGCATCTGTTTTTGGTAAAGTGATTAGAATTTTGAACACTATCTTCATGGGTCAACTTCAAATGTGATTATGATTTCACTTCAGGGCATGTGGGATTTAGATGGGGTCAGTGAAAATTATGAAATTATCAGAGCTGCTTTGGATGTTAAGTCCATTGCATCAAACCTGAGCTGTGTGATCTGCCTAGAGATCAGAgctgtcatttgttttgttttgttttacaatgTGGTTTAATAAGAAATTTCATTTACGTCAAGTGGTATTTTTTATAATGCCTCAGAAAAATGGGTAATGCTGTGTAACCCCGAagcttttatatgtgtgtgtttttgttttgtttttctcccaaaGGCCATTATTTACAGTCACAAAAGGAAACCGTTGCCTGGCATTCTCACCCGTTTTCTACCTGCCATGATCAAGTGCTTGTCAGCTGAAGTACAAGCCAAATTGCGTTCTGGTTTGGCCATATGCTCCTTAGGCCAATGTGTGGAGGAGCTTGCCCTCAACAGTATTGATGCCGAAGCAAAATGTGTGGCTGTGAGGGTGAACATGGAAATCTTCCAAATCCAAGTGATAGACAATGGATTTGGGATAGGGAGCGATGATGTAGACAAGGTGGGAAATCGTTATTTCACTAGTAAATGCAACTCCGTACAGGACTTGGAGAACCCAAAGTTTTATGGTTTCCGAGGGGAGGCCTTGGCCAGTATAGCTGACATGGCCAGTGCTATGGAAATTTCATCCAAGAAAAATGGGACAATGAAAACTTTTGTGAAACTGTTTCAGAATGGAAAAGCCCTGAATTCCTTTGAAGCTGACTTGACTAGACCAAGTGCTGGGACAACAGTAACAGTATATAACCTGTTTTATCAGTTACCTGTAAGGAGGGGATGCATGGATCCGAGACTGGAGTTTGGGAAGGTTAGGCAGAGGATCGAAGCTCTCTCACTCATGCACCCTTCCATTTCGTTCTCTCTGAGAAATGATGTTTCTGGTTCCATGGTTCTTCAACTCCCTAAAACCAAAGACGTATGTTCCCGATTTTGTCAAATTTATGGACTAAGTAAGTCCCAAAAGTTAAGAGAAATCAATTTCAAATATAAGGAGTTTGAACTTAGTGGCTATATCAGCTCTGAAGCCCATTATAATAAGAATATGCAGTTTTTATTTGTGAACAAAAGGCTAGTTTTAAGGACAAAGTTGCATAAACTCATTGACTTTTTATTAAGGAAAGAAAGTATTATATGCAAGCCAAAAAATGGCTCTGCCAGTAGGCAAATGA containing:
- the LOC132231300 gene encoding acylphosphatase-1 isoform X10 gives rise to the protein MNMAEGDTLISVDYEVFGKVQGVFFRKYTQAESKRLGLVGWVQNTDQGTVQGQLQGPISKVRHMQEWLETKGSPKSHIDRANFNNEKVILKLDYSDFQIVK